The following are from one region of the Polyangiaceae bacterium genome:
- a CDS encoding TolC family protein, with amino-acid sequence MSRSFFLSALLVAATIAQQAAAQEPKVSTFEKRLRAELAQSGGLTAEDAGRRAEKSSADVRAKNAAVIAAAADVDKALIAFAPRLTLSARYVRLSPIDAPSLGPDNANLVVTPAGEGPLPPGAPLVGVPGSALSFPVILNQYSLQANLTVPVSDYLLRTAQNHASASHSRKAAELNAQAARDNARTNGQLLYYDWVRAKLQQVVTLQGLEQTEEHVKAAQALRDADRASLADVMNAQAQRARAELLLEKSKTFTLVSEDRLRTAMHDGSAKRYAIGEDLLGPLPARPSGDLATLLSEANANRPELRALSITSRALAEQKKATRGAGYPRLDAFGNAYYQNPNSRYVPQSEEWKASWDLGLQLSWTPNDTATTSAAAAALEAKRAEVHAQQAGLRDALRSEVFGAYRGLREAEIGIRTAERGLAAAEEAYRVRAEQYRYGRATSVELTDAESALIRARLDLVNARVDFHVARVKLLHAVGR; translated from the coding sequence ATGTCCCGTTCGTTTTTCCTGTCCGCGCTGCTGGTCGCCGCCACAATCGCGCAACAGGCCGCGGCGCAAGAGCCCAAGGTCTCGACCTTCGAGAAGCGCCTGCGCGCGGAGCTGGCCCAGAGCGGGGGCCTGACGGCGGAGGATGCGGGCCGCCGCGCGGAAAAGAGCAGCGCCGACGTTCGCGCCAAGAACGCAGCGGTGATCGCGGCCGCAGCGGACGTGGACAAGGCCCTCATCGCGTTCGCTCCGCGCCTCACGCTCTCCGCACGCTACGTGCGACTGTCGCCCATCGACGCCCCCAGCCTGGGACCGGACAACGCCAATCTGGTCGTCACTCCCGCTGGCGAAGGACCGCTGCCACCCGGTGCGCCGTTGGTCGGCGTGCCGGGGTCGGCGCTCTCTTTCCCGGTGATTTTGAACCAATACTCGCTGCAGGCGAATCTCACCGTCCCGGTGAGCGACTACCTGCTGCGCACGGCGCAGAACCACGCTTCCGCGAGCCACTCCCGAAAGGCCGCCGAGCTCAACGCCCAGGCGGCCCGGGACAACGCGCGCACCAATGGTCAGCTCCTGTACTACGACTGGGTGCGCGCCAAGCTCCAGCAGGTGGTGACGCTGCAGGGGCTGGAGCAGACTGAGGAGCACGTGAAGGCCGCCCAGGCGCTGCGCGACGCGGACCGCGCGTCCTTGGCGGACGTCATGAACGCACAGGCACAGCGCGCTCGGGCGGAGCTGCTTTTGGAGAAGTCGAAGACCTTCACGTTGGTGTCGGAAGATCGACTGCGCACCGCGATGCACGACGGCAGCGCCAAACGCTACGCCATCGGCGAAGACCTCCTGGGACCGCTGCCCGCGCGCCCTTCCGGCGATCTCGCCACGCTGCTCTCCGAGGCGAATGCCAATCGGCCCGAGCTGCGTGCGCTGTCCATCACCTCCCGCGCTCTCGCGGAGCAGAAGAAGGCGACGCGCGGCGCCGGCTACCCGCGCCTGGACGCCTTTGGCAACGCCTACTACCAGAATCCGAACTCACGCTACGTGCCGCAGAGCGAGGAGTGGAAGGCATCTTGGGATCTCGGGCTGCAGCTCAGCTGGACCCCGAACGACACCGCCACCACCAGCGCCGCTGCCGCGGCCCTCGAGGCCAAGCGCGCCGAAGTTCACGCCCAACAGGCGGGTCTGCGCGACGCTCTCCGCAGCGAGGTCTTCGGCGCCTACCGCGGGCTGCGGGAAGCCGAGATCGGGATCCGCACGGCGGAGCGGGGCCTGGCCGCGGCGGAAGAGGCGTACCGCGTTCGCGCCGAGCAGTATCGCTACGGGCGCGCCACCAGCGTCGAGCTGACGGATGCCGAGAGCGCGTTGATCCGGGCGCGCCTGGATTTGGTCAACGCGCGGGTGGATTTTCACGTGGCGCGCGTGAAGCTCCTGCACGCGGTGGGCAGATGA
- a CDS encoding amidase, which translates to MTLVDLSAVELARRLTRGEVSAVEVVTAYFDHIDRRDRELHAFVHRFDGEALRQAEALDHARRKGEPPGPLFGLPVTVKENIATRGTDVTLGLRRAVVPPCEDDAVAVDLLRRAGAIVVGKTNVPQTLLAFETVNNVWGTTNNPHDVSRAPGGSSGGEAAALASHMSVLGLGTDIGGSIRVPAAFCGVTGLKPTIFRWSNVGSHGALPGQEVVRSQLGPLARSVSDLVFYWNAISPLDHAALDPRVPPLASPDPSNVDVGKLRIGFYEDDGFFTPSASVRRAVRRAAEALSRAGADVVEYTPPAARDVILTFFSVLSSDGGKALARKLGDEPTIPPLANLRRTARLPEPVRKLLVQTLRLAGEYRLSDLLSALGEKTVDELFSLAAKVEALRQAEAQAWRAARLDAVVCPAFPTPAVPHGTAADFSIGTAYTARYNVLNLPAGVVPVDSVRPDETERAILADRFDRVAARIERGSAGLPLGVQVVGRPYAEHVVLAAMLAVEREIEP; encoded by the coding sequence GTGACGTTGGTCGACCTTTCCGCCGTCGAGCTCGCACGCCGCCTGACCCGCGGAGAGGTGTCGGCGGTGGAGGTCGTCACGGCGTACTTCGACCACATCGATCGTCGAGATCGCGAGCTCCACGCCTTCGTGCATCGCTTCGACGGAGAGGCGCTCCGCCAAGCGGAAGCTCTGGATCACGCGCGTCGGAAGGGTGAGCCGCCCGGGCCGCTGTTCGGCTTGCCCGTCACGGTGAAGGAGAACATCGCCACCCGCGGTACGGACGTCACGCTCGGCCTGCGGCGTGCCGTCGTGCCCCCGTGCGAGGACGACGCCGTCGCAGTGGACTTGCTCCGGCGCGCTGGCGCCATCGTCGTGGGCAAGACCAACGTGCCTCAGACGCTATTGGCCTTCGAGACCGTGAACAACGTGTGGGGGACCACCAACAACCCGCACGACGTGAGCCGCGCGCCCGGTGGCTCCAGCGGCGGAGAAGCTGCGGCCCTCGCGAGCCACATGAGCGTGCTGGGCCTGGGCACGGACATCGGCGGCTCCATCCGTGTTCCCGCGGCGTTCTGCGGTGTGACCGGTCTCAAGCCCACGATCTTTCGCTGGTCCAACGTTGGCAGCCACGGCGCGCTGCCCGGCCAGGAGGTGGTGCGCTCGCAGCTCGGCCCCTTGGCGCGCAGCGTGTCGGATCTCGTCTTCTATTGGAACGCCATCTCGCCGCTCGATCACGCCGCCCTCGACCCCCGGGTCCCGCCCCTCGCGTCCCCGGACCCGAGCAACGTGGACGTGGGCAAGCTTCGCATCGGATTCTACGAGGACGACGGCTTCTTCACGCCGTCGGCCAGCGTTCGCCGCGCAGTCCGCAGGGCGGCAGAGGCTTTGTCTCGCGCCGGTGCCGACGTCGTGGAGTACACGCCCCCGGCCGCGCGCGACGTCATCCTGACCTTTTTCTCGGTGCTGAGCAGCGACGGTGGCAAGGCCCTGGCCCGTAAGCTCGGTGACGAGCCCACCATCCCGCCTCTGGCGAACCTGCGGCGAACGGCCAGGTTGCCCGAGCCGGTTCGCAAGCTCCTGGTGCAGACGCTGCGCCTCGCCGGCGAGTACCGCCTCTCGGATCTGCTCTCCGCCCTGGGAGAGAAGACAGTGGACGAGTTGTTTTCGCTGGCGGCAAAGGTAGAAGCCCTACGCCAGGCGGAAGCGCAAGCCTGGCGCGCGGCGCGCCTGGACGCCGTGGTGTGTCCGGCGTTCCCGACTCCGGCCGTACCCCACGGCACCGCCGCTGATTTCTCCATCGGCACCGCCTACACCGCTCGCTACAACGTGCTCAACCTCCCTGCGGGGGTGGTTCCGGTCGACAGCGTCCGGCCGGACGAAACCGAGCGCGCCATCCTCGCCGATCGCTTCGACAGGGTCGCCGCCCGCATCGAGCGCGGTAGCGCCGGGCTGCCTCTCGGCGTTCAGGTGGTGGGCAGACCGTACGCCGAGCACGTGGTGCTGGCCGCCATGCTCGCCGTGGAGCGGGAGATCGAACCGTGA
- a CDS encoding PhnD/SsuA/transferrin family substrate-binding protein encodes MTWTRRRFLAAAATTAFATTSCRRKQVGEKSDPFVLVLSPSHGQNPASVEKLERLLARQAGLSLELRVAPSSEDAVRMAGSPNTDAGLLTLFEYLFARRQYGVQAALRVARGHEVLSHRGEIVVPRASDVRELEGLSGKKIAYVDHYSTTGYVLAAKALADAGVKVTPVFTGSHAAALAALRSGKVSAAAVYEGATHDDPKLLVVAHTERIPNEPVFFRKSLPSALRDRVTRALERVANTPPGQAALSSIADITGFSKTTDADYDAAYAVIDAAGKSVQDLVPRGWLLANENQRRPGDLAP; translated from the coding sequence GTGACCTGGACCCGTCGTCGATTCCTGGCAGCCGCGGCAACGACCGCCTTCGCCACCACCAGCTGCCGCCGGAAGCAGGTGGGTGAAAAGAGCGACCCCTTCGTGCTGGTGCTGTCGCCCAGCCACGGACAGAACCCCGCCAGCGTCGAGAAGCTCGAACGGCTTCTGGCTCGACAAGCCGGCCTGTCGCTGGAACTGAGGGTAGCCCCGAGCAGCGAAGACGCGGTGCGCATGGCCGGGAGCCCGAACACGGACGCCGGTCTGCTCACGCTGTTCGAATACCTCTTTGCTCGGCGCCAATACGGCGTTCAAGCCGCCCTACGCGTCGCCCGCGGCCACGAGGTCCTCAGCCATCGCGGCGAGATCGTGGTGCCCCGCGCGTCGGACGTTCGAGAGCTCGAAGGGCTCTCCGGCAAGAAGATCGCCTACGTGGATCACTACTCCACCACGGGCTACGTGCTCGCTGCCAAGGCCCTGGCCGACGCCGGCGTGAAGGTCACGCCGGTGTTCACGGGCAGCCACGCCGCAGCTTTGGCGGCGCTCCGTTCCGGCAAGGTTTCTGCTGCCGCCGTCTACGAAGGCGCCACCCACGACGACCCGAAGCTTCTAGTCGTCGCTCACACCGAGCGCATCCCCAACGAGCCGGTGTTCTTCCGCAAGAGCCTGCCCAGCGCGCTCAGGGATCGCGTGACCCGCGCCCTCGAGCGCGTGGCAAACACGCCGCCAGGCCAGGCCGCCCTCTCGAGCATCGCCGACATCACGGGGTTCTCCAAGACGACGGATGCCGACTACGACGCTGCCTACGCCGTGATCGACGCCGCAGGAAAGAGCGTTCAAGACTTGGTTCCCAGGGGGTGGCTGCTCGCGAACGAAAACCAACGCCGCCCCGGCGACCTCGCCCCCTGA
- a CDS encoding redoxin domain-containing protein has protein sequence MRQQESELETLGVDVCVVTFSNDFMARAYVEETGLVWPLLEDPERALYQAYDMLKASFWDVWGPSTWLAYAREMWRGQKLKESDEDVNQRGGDVLIDPDGIVRIHHVGKGPADRPSVESLLDVVRAAPTKSAS, from the coding sequence TTGCGACAGCAGGAATCGGAGCTCGAGACCCTCGGGGTCGACGTGTGCGTCGTCACCTTCTCCAACGACTTCATGGCTCGCGCCTACGTGGAGGAGACGGGCCTCGTGTGGCCCCTGCTCGAAGATCCGGAGCGCGCGCTGTACCAGGCCTACGACATGCTGAAGGCGAGCTTCTGGGACGTGTGGGGGCCGAGCACTTGGCTGGCGTACGCGCGGGAAATGTGGCGTGGCCAGAAGCTCAAAGAGAGCGACGAAGACGTGAACCAGCGGGGTGGTGACGTGCTGATCGACCCCGACGGGATCGTGCGCATCCATCACGTCGGCAAAGGGCCGGCGGATCGGCCGTCCGTGGAGTCGCTCCTGGACGTGGTCCGCGCCGCACCAACAAAATCAGCTTCCTGA
- a CDS encoding CBS domain-containing protein, which translates to MAKSVHEIMNRELFSLRMDDDAADALGYILALGITAAPILDDQQHPVGVVSFRDLLPHRAGAKVSERMTSPAITVTEHTSIEQAATLVAERGVHRVVVVDEHGAAVGVASTIDLIAGLLGLPAKHPDTFPHYDRSRGITWTDDTLLDMDRVSAAPDGPGVLVLVAGGKHKPERPVWCEASTNVRTRLFDLLSRPQDENAELARVMELYHGGIRFRASAIASADARSRVAESVMSEVRALPAPAGAD; encoded by the coding sequence ATGGCGAAGAGCGTTCACGAGATCATGAACCGCGAGCTGTTCAGCCTGCGGATGGATGACGACGCGGCCGATGCCCTGGGTTACATCTTGGCCCTGGGCATCACTGCCGCTCCCATCCTGGACGACCAGCAGCATCCGGTCGGCGTGGTTTCGTTTCGTGATCTCCTGCCGCACCGTGCAGGCGCCAAAGTCTCGGAACGCATGACGTCACCGGCGATCACCGTCACGGAGCACACCAGCATCGAGCAAGCGGCGACGTTGGTCGCGGAGCGCGGCGTGCACCGCGTGGTGGTGGTCGACGAACACGGCGCCGCCGTGGGAGTCGCCTCCACCATCGATCTCATCGCCGGGTTGCTCGGGCTGCCCGCGAAGCACCCGGACACCTTCCCGCACTACGACCGGAGTCGCGGTATCACCTGGACCGACGACACGTTGCTGGACATGGATCGGGTGAGCGCGGCGCCGGATGGCCCCGGGGTGTTGGTGCTGGTGGCCGGAGGCAAGCACAAGCCGGAGCGTCCGGTGTGGTGCGAGGCCTCCACCAACGTGCGCACGCGGCTCTTCGATCTGCTCTCGCGCCCGCAGGACGAGAACGCGGAGCTCGCTCGCGTCATGGAGCTGTACCACGGCGGCATTCGCTTCCGTGCCAGCGCCATTGCCTCGGCGGACGCGCGCAGCCGAGTGGCCGAGAGCGTGATGTCGGAGGTCCGGGCACTGCCGGCCCCGGCGGGCGCGGACTGA
- a CDS encoding 4Fe-4S dicluster domain-containing protein, protein MDQADLERLLMALRRDGFRVIGPTPREGAVRLGDLESTQELPWGVGDEQEPGRYRLTSRARGAFGHTVGQDSFKRFFLAPSELLWRAERRDSKLHFTNAEPVPEKLALFGVRACDLAAIEIQDQVLLGADPRYRARREGAFVVAVSCTVSSGSCFCASMGTGPRASRGFDLALVELDRCYVVEVKSERGLELCERLGLPLASAEELAVAEEAVTENARAQSRRMSTEDLHDVLLSNLDHAHWDEVAERCLACANCTSVCPTCFCTNVKDSIDVTGSVAERWRVIDSCFTHEFTHLHGGSVRSSTRSRYRQWLTHKLATWVDQFGRSGCVGCGRCITWCPAGIEITREASALRQGRLP, encoded by the coding sequence ATGGACCAGGCGGATCTCGAACGCCTACTGATGGCGCTTCGCCGAGACGGCTTTCGCGTGATCGGCCCCACCCCGCGAGAGGGCGCCGTTCGGCTCGGCGACCTCGAGTCGACCCAGGAGCTTCCCTGGGGAGTGGGGGACGAGCAGGAACCCGGACGCTACCGGCTGACGTCACGCGCTCGAGGGGCGTTCGGACACACCGTGGGGCAAGACTCCTTCAAGCGCTTCTTCCTGGCCCCGAGCGAGCTCCTGTGGCGCGCCGAGCGGCGTGACTCCAAGCTCCATTTCACCAACGCGGAGCCCGTCCCAGAGAAGCTGGCGCTGTTCGGAGTGCGCGCCTGCGACCTGGCGGCAATCGAGATCCAGGATCAGGTGCTCCTCGGGGCCGACCCCCGCTACCGCGCGCGGCGCGAAGGCGCCTTCGTCGTGGCCGTCAGCTGCACCGTGAGCTCCGGCTCCTGCTTCTGCGCGTCCATGGGCACCGGGCCCCGAGCCAGCCGCGGTTTCGACCTGGCGCTGGTCGAGCTCGATCGATGTTACGTCGTCGAGGTGAAGAGCGAGCGCGGCCTCGAGCTGTGCGAGCGCCTGGGATTGCCGCTCGCTTCCGCGGAGGAGCTCGCCGTTGCCGAAGAAGCCGTTACGGAAAACGCGCGCGCCCAGTCGCGACGCATGAGCACGGAGGATCTGCACGACGTGCTGCTCTCGAACCTGGACCACGCCCACTGGGACGAAGTGGCCGAGCGCTGCCTGGCGTGCGCCAACTGCACCTCGGTGTGCCCCACGTGCTTCTGCACCAACGTGAAAGACAGCATTGACGTGACCGGCAGCGTCGCCGAGCGGTGGCGCGTGATCGACTCGTGCTTCACCCACGAGTTCACGCATCTCCACGGCGGTAGCGTGCGGAGCTCCACACGGTCCCGATATCGGCAGTGGCTCACTCACAAGCTCGCGACTTGGGTGGACCAGTTCGGGCGCTCCGGCTGCGTGGGCTGTGGCCGCTGCATCACCTGGTGCCCCGCAGGCATCGAGATCACCCGCGAGGCGAGCGCCTTGCGCCAAGGACGACTGCCATGA
- a CDS encoding cyclic nucleotide-binding domain-containing protein — MNVESIEKSLAEHPFVRNLSPAYVHFLSGCTKNVRFAPGDYLVREGEPANQLILMRSGSVALEINVPTRGPIQIETLEPGDVLGWSVALTPYKWHLDARALTSTLVFSVDGVCLRNKLEADHSFGLAMTRLLLGAAHERLMRARLAQLDVYSAEGK; from the coding sequence ATGAACGTCGAGAGCATCGAAAAGAGCTTGGCGGAGCACCCCTTCGTAAGGAATTTGAGCCCGGCCTACGTGCACTTTCTCTCGGGCTGCACCAAGAACGTGCGCTTCGCACCGGGGGATTATCTGGTTCGTGAGGGCGAGCCGGCCAATCAGCTGATCTTGATGCGCTCCGGCTCCGTGGCTCTGGAGATCAACGTCCCCACCCGTGGCCCCATCCAGATAGAAACGCTGGAGCCGGGAGACGTGCTCGGCTGGAGCGTGGCCCTCACGCCCTACAAGTGGCACCTGGATGCGCGGGCCCTCACCTCCACGCTGGTGTTCTCGGTGGACGGCGTGTGCCTGCGCAACAAGCTCGAGGCGGACCACTCCTTCGGCCTGGCCATGACGCGGCTGTTGCTCGGAGCCGCGCACGAGCGGTTGATGCGCGCGAGGCTGGCGCAGCTGGACGTGTATTCGGCGGAGGGCAAGTGA
- a CDS encoding FAD/NAD(P)-binding protein, producing the protein MLPEALRISRVVRETADTFTLTLNAAERGGFFFLPGQFNMLYLHGAGEVPVSISGDPARPMYLVHTIRAVGSVTRPMQALEKGDEIGVRGPFGTSWPVERARGRDVLVVAGGIGLAPLRPVVYHVLKHRKRFDHLVILYGARTPADLLYEKELARWRGRLDVELDVTVDRAEADYRGRSGVVTKLLSRVSFDPENAIAFLCGPEVMMRFAARELEQRGMRDSDIWVSAERNMKCGLGTCGHCQLGPVFVCKDGPVFRHSRIAPLLTRREL; encoded by the coding sequence ATGCTGCCCGAAGCCCTTCGGATCTCGCGCGTGGTGCGGGAGACGGCGGACACCTTCACCCTCACTCTGAATGCCGCCGAGCGCGGCGGATTCTTCTTCCTGCCCGGCCAGTTCAACATGCTCTACCTGCACGGCGCGGGGGAGGTTCCGGTGTCCATCAGCGGGGATCCGGCGCGTCCCATGTACCTGGTGCACACCATCCGCGCGGTGGGCAGCGTCACCCGGCCGATGCAAGCCCTGGAGAAGGGCGACGAAATCGGTGTACGCGGGCCGTTCGGGACGTCTTGGCCGGTGGAGCGAGCGCGCGGCCGGGACGTGCTGGTGGTAGCCGGCGGCATCGGGCTCGCGCCGCTCCGTCCCGTCGTCTATCACGTGCTCAAGCACCGCAAGCGCTTCGACCACTTGGTGATCCTGTATGGCGCGCGCACGCCCGCGGATCTGTTGTACGAAAAGGAGCTCGCCCGCTGGCGGGGGCGCTTGGACGTCGAGCTCGACGTGACGGTCGACCGAGCGGAAGCGGACTACCGCGGCCGCAGCGGCGTGGTGACCAAGCTCCTGTCTCGCGTGAGCTTCGATCCAGAAAACGCCATCGCCTTTTTGTGCGGCCCGGAGGTGATGATGCGCTTCGCCGCGCGGGAGCTGGAGCAGCGTGGCATGCGGGACTCCGACATCTGGGTGTCCGCGGAGCGCAACATGAAGTGCGGCCTCGGCACCTGCGGGCACTGCCAGCTCGGGCCGGTGTTCGTGTGCAAGGACGGACCCGTGTTCCGCCATTCGCGCATCGCGCCCCTGCTCACTCGACGGGAGCTGTGA
- a CDS encoding oxidoreductase: MAKSKPKLAVVKLASCDGCQLSLLDLEDELLALAGAVRIAYFPEASSKVLPGRWDVTLIEGSITTAHDKRRLEQIRKRSKTLVTIGACATAGGIQALRNFAQIEDYQRIVYARPDWIETLAESSPVAEHVKVDHQLFGCPVDKRQLLDLLSRLLSGLSPVVPDHAVCLECKQRGVSCVLVARGEPCLGPVTRAGCGALCPRYDRGCFGCFGPKEQAAPGALVPVLTRLGQSPRDVARWFGTFNVAAEPFAGAHRAARRGDD, encoded by the coding sequence ATGGCCAAGAGCAAGCCCAAGCTCGCCGTCGTGAAGCTCGCTTCCTGCGATGGTTGCCAGCTGAGCCTGCTGGATCTCGAGGACGAGCTCTTGGCCCTGGCGGGCGCAGTGCGCATCGCCTACTTCCCGGAAGCGTCCAGCAAGGTGCTGCCGGGTCGCTGGGACGTGACCCTGATCGAAGGCTCCATCACCACGGCGCACGACAAACGCCGGTTGGAGCAGATCCGCAAGCGCAGCAAGACGCTGGTGACCATCGGCGCGTGTGCCACCGCGGGCGGCATTCAAGCCCTGCGGAACTTCGCGCAGATCGAGGACTACCAGCGGATCGTGTACGCACGCCCGGATTGGATCGAGACGCTCGCGGAGTCCAGCCCCGTGGCCGAGCACGTGAAGGTGGACCATCAGCTCTTCGGCTGCCCCGTGGACAAGCGGCAGCTCTTGGATCTGCTGTCGCGGCTGCTCAGCGGGCTCTCCCCCGTGGTGCCCGATCACGCCGTGTGCCTCGAGTGCAAGCAGCGGGGCGTCAGCTGTGTGCTGGTCGCGCGGGGCGAGCCGTGCCTGGGGCCGGTCACCCGCGCGGGATGTGGCGCCCTGTGCCCCCGCTACGATCGCGGCTGTTTCGGCTGCTTCGGTCCCAAGGAGCAGGCCGCTCCGGGAGCGCTCGTGCCGGTGCTCACTCGCTTGGGCCAGAGCCCGCGCGACGTGGCGCGCTGGTTCGGAACCTTCAACGTCGCCGCCGAACCCTTCGCCGGCGCGCACCGCGCTGCACGCCGTGGAGATGACTGA
- a CDS encoding Ni/Fe hydrogenase subunit alpha produces the protein MTDVKKTITVNALARVEGEGALTIRFSGGRPQSAELRIFEPPRFFEALLVGRGYQEAPDITARICGICPVAYQMSACHAMEDALGLDISPEIRALRRLLYAGEWIESHVLHMFMLHAPDFLGRADVVELSEAFPEQVAAALRMKKAGNAIVNLLGGREIHPINVRVGGFWRIPTREELRALAPELEATREQMLSALDWIADFDFPDFEHDVELVALRHDRDYPMSEGRVVSSRGLDITPRDFEAHFEERQVPHSTALHCMLRERAGYLCGPLARLNLNADHLRPAARGAVDRVGLALPCKNPFKSILARGIEVIQAADEALEIIDTFQGVQDAPPSIRPRAGEGFACTEAPRGILYHHYRLAEDGSIASAKIVPPTSQNQATIEADLLSIAERLVDLPKREATELAERTVRNYDPCISCSTHFLDLRFTEEEP, from the coding sequence ATGACTGACGTGAAGAAGACGATCACGGTCAATGCGCTGGCCCGAGTGGAGGGCGAAGGCGCGCTCACCATCCGCTTCTCCGGTGGCCGACCCCAGAGTGCGGAGCTACGCATCTTCGAGCCGCCGCGGTTCTTCGAGGCGCTGTTGGTGGGGCGCGGCTATCAAGAGGCGCCCGACATCACGGCGCGCATCTGCGGGATTTGCCCCGTGGCGTACCAGATGAGCGCGTGCCACGCGATGGAGGACGCTCTCGGCCTGGACATCTCGCCGGAGATCCGCGCCCTCCGGCGCTTGCTCTACGCCGGCGAGTGGATCGAAAGTCACGTGCTCCACATGTTCATGCTCCACGCGCCGGATTTTCTCGGTCGCGCGGACGTGGTGGAGCTGTCGGAGGCGTTTCCGGAGCAGGTGGCCGCGGCCTTGCGCATGAAGAAGGCGGGAAATGCCATCGTGAATCTGCTCGGAGGTCGCGAGATCCATCCCATCAACGTGCGGGTGGGCGGCTTCTGGCGCATCCCCACGCGTGAAGAGCTGAGAGCCTTGGCGCCGGAGCTCGAGGCCACGCGCGAGCAGATGCTGAGCGCTCTCGATTGGATTGCCGACTTCGACTTCCCCGACTTCGAGCACGACGTCGAGCTGGTGGCGCTGCGCCACGACCGCGACTACCCGATGAGCGAGGGCCGCGTCGTTTCCAGCCGCGGGCTCGACATTACGCCGCGGGACTTCGAGGCCCACTTCGAAGAGCGCCAGGTCCCGCACTCCACCGCGCTGCACTGCATGCTCCGGGAGCGTGCGGGCTACCTGTGCGGCCCCCTCGCCCGCTTGAACCTCAACGCCGACCACCTGCGGCCGGCGGCGCGCGGCGCCGTCGATCGCGTGGGGCTCGCGCTCCCCTGCAAGAACCCTTTCAAGAGCATCCTCGCGCGCGGCATCGAAGTGATCCAGGCGGCGGACGAAGCCCTCGAGATCATCGACACGTTTCAAGGCGTGCAGGACGCCCCGCCGTCGATCCGACCGCGAGCCGGCGAAGGCTTCGCCTGCACCGAGGCGCCCCGGGGCATCCTCTACCACCACTATCGTCTCGCCGAGGACGGCAGCATCGCCAGCGCGAAGATCGTTCCGCCCACGTCACAGAACCAGGCCACCATCGAAGCGGATCTGCTTTCGATCGCCGAGCGCTTGGTGGATCTGCCCAAGCGCGAGGCAACCGAGCTCGCCGAGCGCACGGTGCGAAACTACGACCCTTGCATCTCTTGCTCGACGCACTTCCTGGACCTGCGCTTCACGGAAGAGGAGCCGTGA
- a CDS encoding hydrogenase maturation protease, with the protein MSTFVIGVGRRSAGNDGVGPRVIDWLRKRTLPQGTALHVVREPSELLAFEAAQRLIVVDAVVGAPAPGQVVVLAAEALESMRAPAQGSHGISLSDALALGRRLQGAAFPNASVVGIGIGAPPKTPSVELDEDVAAAIETAGRAVLRLLSYT; encoded by the coding sequence GTGAGCACGTTCGTGATCGGCGTCGGCCGACGGAGCGCAGGAAACGACGGCGTCGGCCCACGAGTCATCGACTGGCTTCGCAAGCGAACGCTGCCGCAGGGCACCGCGCTGCATGTCGTGCGGGAGCCGAGCGAGCTCCTCGCTTTCGAAGCTGCCCAGCGCTTGATCGTGGTGGACGCGGTGGTGGGGGCCCCTGCTCCGGGCCAGGTTGTCGTTCTCGCCGCGGAAGCTCTCGAATCGATGCGCGCGCCGGCGCAGGGCAGCCATGGCATCTCCCTGAGCGACGCGCTCGCGTTGGGACGTCGCCTCCAAGGCGCGGCGTTTCCCAACGCCAGCGTCGTGGGCATCGGCATCGGAGCGCCCCCGAAGACGCCATCCGTCGAGCTCGACGAAGACGTCGCGGCCGCCATCGAGACGGCGGGCCGCGCCGTACTTCGGCTGCTCAGTTACACTTGA
- a CDS encoding universal stress protein, which translates to MEAPGALLFATDFAPAARAARAHVQLLATSLDLPVHLAHVLPAHGHDADRGKAERGLDEIAAELSVPVVDRQVLFGSAAEALMHHADAIGCGWIVVGVSGHRVGGTVDTISRFARQAVWVSRPRADGRITRVLASEADSESARDLCRRWDADLELMTVTSGELLLRRAVEIGADLLVLERAELRGLRRAYMGGVGERILHRSTCSVLMLPPRR; encoded by the coding sequence ATGGAAGCGCCCGGCGCGCTGCTGTTCGCCACGGATTTCGCGCCCGCGGCCCGCGCGGCTCGCGCCCACGTCCAGCTGCTCGCCACGAGCCTGGACCTCCCCGTGCATCTGGCGCACGTGCTCCCCGCCCACGGCCACGACGCGGACAGGGGCAAGGCGGAGCGCGGCTTGGATGAAATCGCCGCAGAGCTCTCGGTGCCGGTGGTCGACCGCCAGGTTCTGTTCGGCAGCGCCGCGGAGGCGCTGATGCACCACGCCGACGCCATCGGCTGCGGATGGATCGTCGTGGGAGTCAGTGGTCATCGCGTGGGCGGCACCGTCGACACCATCAGCCGCTTCGCGCGGCAGGCCGTGTGGGTGAGTCGTCCTCGCGCGGATGGCCGCATCACCCGCGTGCTCGCCAGCGAGGCAGACTCCGAAAGCGCGCGCGACTTGTGCCGGCGCTGGGACGCGGACCTCGAGCTCATGACCGTGACCTCGGGCGAGCTTCTGTTGCGGCGGGCGGTCGAGATCGGCGCAGATCTCCTGGTCCTGGAGCGGGCGGAGCTCCGGGGACTGCGCCGCGCATACATGGGCGGCGTGGGCGAGCGAATCCTGCACCGCTCGACCTGCTCGGTGCTCATGTTGCCGCCCCGGAGGTAG